In Leifsonia sp. AK011, the genomic stretch CGTACCGTCTCCGAACCGGAGCCGTGCCCGTTTGGTGGTGTGCCGCGACAGGAGGGGAGCGCCGAGAACCGCTGCCGCTCCCAAGCCCGCGATGAACCAGCCGACCCAGATGTTCCCCGAGAGGAACTGCAGCGTCGATATGGCGATGTAGAACACGATGGAAACGAGAGTGAACACGAGGTTCATCCGCAGCACGCGCGCTGTGGCGTCGGCGCTCATGGCGAACTCTGTGATGGAGGATCCGGAGGGCTGGGAGTCGCTGTGACTCGGCGTTGACTCGGTCATGGTCTCAGGCTACGGGTGAACATTGAGTATGCCTTAGTTATTTCGGTTTCGCCGCCGTCGTGCTAGCCACGCCTTGCTTGCACTCACCCCTGTCGAGTGCTAGTTTCTCCTTTGGCACTCGCATGTTCCGAGTGCTAGAGAATTCGTTTGTACGACGTCCGGGAGGGACGAGAAACACACATGGCAAAGATCATTGCTTTCGATGAGGAGGCCCGTCGCGGCCTCGAGCGCGGCCTCAACATCCTGGCCGACGCGGTGAAGGTCACGCTCGGCCCGCGCGGACGCAACGTCGTCCTCGAGAAGAAGTGGGGCGCCCCCACGATCACCAACGATGGTGTCTCCATCGCCAAGGAGATCGAGCTGGACGACCCGTACGAGAAGATCGGTGCCGAGCTCGTCAAGGAGGTCGCGAAGAAGACGGATGACGTCGCCGGAGACGGTACGACCACCTCTGTCGTCCTCGCCCAAGCACTCGTCCGCGAGGGACTGCGCAACGTCGCGGCCGGCGCCGACCCCATCAGCCTCAAGAAGGGTATCGAGAAGGCCGTCGCGGCCGTCATCGAGGCCCTCGTCGCTGGTGCGAAGGAGATCGAGACCAAGGAAGAGATCGCGGCAACCGCATCCATCTCCGCTGGTGACCCCGAGATCGGCGCGCTGATCGCCGAGGCGATCGACAAGGTCGGCAAGGAGGGTGTCGTCACCGTCGAGGAGTCGAACACCTTCGGCACCGAGCTCGAGCTGACCGAGGGCATGCGCTTCGACAAGGGTTACCTGTCGGCGTACTTCGTCACCGACCAGGAGCGCCAGGAGGCGGTCTTCGAGGACCCGTACATCCTCATCGCCAACAGCAAGATCTCGAACATCAAGGACCTGCTGCCCATCGTCGACAAGGTGATCCAGAGCGGCAAGCAGCTCCTCATCATCGCCGAGGACGTGGATGGCGAAGCCCTCGCGACCCTCGTCGTCAACAAGATCCGCGGCATCTTCAAGTCGGTTGCCGTCAAGGCTCCCGGCTTCGGTGACCGTCGCAAGGCACAGCTCGCCGACATCGCGATCCTCACGGGCGGACAGGTGATCTCCGAGGAGGTCGGTCTCAAGCTCGAGAACGCGACGCTCGACCTGCTCGGCCGCGCACGCAAGGTCGTCATCACCAAGGACGAGACCACGATCATCGAGGGTGCGGGTGACGAGGAGGCGATCGCCGGTCGCGTCAAGCAGATCCGCGCCGAGATCGAGAACACCGACTCGGACTACGACCGCGAGAAGCTCCAGGAGCGCCTCGCGAAGCTCGCCGGTGGCGTCGCCGTCATCAAGGCGGGTGCCGCGACCGAGGTCGAGCTCAAGGAGCGCAAGCACCGCATCGAGGACGCCGTGCGCAACGCCAAGGCAGCCGTCGAGGAGGGCATCGTCGCCGGTGGTGGCGTCGCGCTCATCCAGGCTGGCAAGGTCGCCTTCGACGGTTCGGCAGTCCAGGGCCTGGTCGGTGACGAGGCAACGGGTGCAAACATCGTGCGCGTCGCGATCGACGCCCCGCTCAAGCAGATCGCCCTCAACGCGGGCCTCGAGCCCGGTGTTGTCGTCGACAAGGTGCGCAACCTTCCTGCTGGCCAGGGCCTCAACGCGGCCACCGGCGAGTACGTCGACATGCTCGCCTCGGGCATCAACGACCCGGTGAAGGTCACGCGCTCCGCGCTGCAGAACGCCGCGTCGATCGCTGGCCTGTTCCTCACGACTGAGGCAGTCGTCGCGGACAAGCCGGAGAAGAACCCGGCTCCGATGGGTGACCCCAGCGGCGGCATGGATTTTTGACCTAAAGGTTGATCCGATGGTTGAGGCTTGACGCAGTCAAGGCTCAACCAAAGGATCAAGGCTGAGGAGCGCCGCCCAGGCGGCGCGTCTCGAAGCCTCTCTCGCCAACGTGTTTCGTTGGTGGAGGTTTCGAGACGCGACCTGCGGACGCTCCTCAACCACCGGTCTACGTAAAACGGCCGGCTCCCTCACGGGGCCGGCCGTTTTCGTGTATCCCGCGCTTCGAGACGCGCCTTCGGCGCTCCTCAGCGACCGTTACCGCACGAACAACCGCGTGTTCGCGCTCTCGATCTCCGCGTACTGCTGGCCTGCGAGGGTCAGCGCCTGGTTGATCGAGGCGAGGTTCTCCTCCACCCGTTGCTGGGTGGCCTTCCAATCGGTCACCACCCCGGCGAACGCGGTCGCGGCCTGACCGCTCCACGAGCCCTGGAGGTTGGTGAGCTGGCCGTGGAGGCCCGCTACTTCCGCCTGGATGCGGCCAATGGTGTTGCGCACGGAGCCCGTGGCACTGAGGACGGCTTCACTGTCTACCTGGTATCGAGTCATGGCACGACGGTAGGGCGGCGAGAGCCGCTGTGGGGGCGGCTCAGGCGGGAGTGGATGCCGCGGCATCCAGAGCCACGCTGGGGAGGAGGGGAAGCAGCACGCGGAACGTCGCTCCGCCTCCGGGCGTCTCGACAACCTCGACCTCGCCCCCGTGCGCATCCACGATGGCTGCCACGATCGCGAGTCCCAGCCCGCTACCGCCGGTCTCGCGGGTGCGGGAGTTGTCCGCGCGCCAGAAGCGTTCGAAGATCCTCTGTCGCACCTGGGGAGGAATGCCCTCGCCGTGGTCGATCACGGCCAGGACGGCGCGGGAGCTCGTGGCATCCACCCCCACACCGATCTCGATCGGGCTGCCGTCTGGCGTGAAGCGCACGGCGTTGCCGATGAGGTTCGTGAGCACCTGCCGGATCTTGTTCTCCTCGGCCATCACGACGGCCCGCAGCTCCGCCGACGGCTTTGGCAGCTCGGGCACCGCGATCTCCTGGGTCGTCGCCTTGGGTGCCGCCGTGCGGCGCGCGATGCGACGGAGCGCGCTCGCGAACGCAATCGGGCCCGTCGCGAGCGCCGTGACGCCGCGCGACGGGGTGGGGGGCACGGGATCGATCAGGGGGAGCGCCTTCGTCGGCGGGTCGGCCTCGTCCACGAACGGCTCCGCGGGTGCCAGATCGAGTCCCACGACGGAGACGACGCGTCCGGGCGAGGACGCCATGGCATCGAGCGCCGCGTCGTTGGCGAGGGGGATGAGGTCCACCTCCGTGAGGGCGAGCGGCTTCGTCTCATCCAGGCGCGCGAGTTCGAGAAGGTCCTCGACGAGTCCGCCCATGCGGATCGCCTCCTTCTCGATGCGCTCCATGGCCTGCGCGACATCCTCCGGGGTCGTCAATGCGCCCATGCGGTACAGCTCCGCGTAGCCGCGCACGGACACGAGGGGAGTGCGCAGCTCGTGGCTGGCGTCGCCGACGAAGCGCCGCATCTGGTCGATGGTGCGTGCGCGATCGGCGAAGGCACGATCGATGCGCGACAGCATGGCGTTGAGCGAGGCGTTGAGGCGTCCGACCTCGGTGTTGGGGATGGCGCCGGAGAGGCGCTGGTTGAAGTCGCCAGCGGCGAACCGTGCCGCCGTGGCCTCGACATCCCGCAGCGGCGCGAAGGTGGATGTCACGAGCAGTCGCGTCAACGCACCGCCGACGATCACCACCGTGAGCCCGAAGAAGAGGAAGATCGCGGCGAGACGGGCCACGATCACCGTGGTGTCCTTGAGGTCGAGCGCGATGGCGACCGTGAAGTAGTCCATGCCGGTGCTGTCGGTGGCGGGATACGCCCCAACACGCCACTCCCCACCGGGCTCCGTACTCGGGAGCGTGATCTCGTCCTCGATCTGGCTGACCGTCTTGAGGTCGAGGCTCTCGACCTCGGGGCGTGCCGATCCCGCGGGGCGGTTGCTGCAGACGATGTGGC encodes the following:
- a CDS encoding WXG100 family type VII secretion target, with protein sequence MTRYQVDSEAVLSATGSVRNTIGRIQAEVAGLHGQLTNLQGSWSGQAATAFAGVVTDWKATQQRVEENLASINQALTLAGQQYAEIESANTRLFVR
- a CDS encoding cell wall metabolism sensor histidine kinase WalK translates to MHDLADWWNRISLRTKVTGVTVLLLTAGLIVAGVGTMAVLRGFLQDEVDAKIVSAASQLGAIEPTGSSSDPQCPVSQLPNELYLAVLDANGHIVCSNRPAGSARPEVESLDLKTVSQIEDEITLPSTEPGGEWRVGAYPATDSTGMDYFTVAIALDLKDTTVIVARLAAIFLFFGLTVVIVGGALTRLLVTSTFAPLRDVEATAARFAAGDFNQRLSGAIPNTEVGRLNASLNAMLSRIDRAFADRARTIDQMRRFVGDASHELRTPLVSVRGYAELYRMGALTTPEDVAQAMERIEKEAIRMGGLVEDLLELARLDETKPLALTEVDLIPLANDAALDAMASSPGRVVSVVGLDLAPAEPFVDEADPPTKALPLIDPVPPTPSRGVTALATGPIAFASALRRIARRTAAPKATTQEIAVPELPKPSAELRAVVMAEENKIRQVLTNLIGNAVRFTPDGSPIEIGVGVDATSSRAVLAVIDHGEGIPPQVRQRIFERFWRADNSRTRETGGSGLGLAIVAAIVDAHGGEVEVVETPGGGATFRVLLPLLPSVALDAAASTPA
- the groL gene encoding chaperonin GroEL (60 kDa chaperone family; promotes refolding of misfolded polypeptides especially under stressful conditions; forms two stacked rings of heptamers to form a barrel-shaped 14mer; ends can be capped by GroES; misfolded proteins enter the barrel where they are refolded when GroES binds), which produces MAKIIAFDEEARRGLERGLNILADAVKVTLGPRGRNVVLEKKWGAPTITNDGVSIAKEIELDDPYEKIGAELVKEVAKKTDDVAGDGTTTSVVLAQALVREGLRNVAAGADPISLKKGIEKAVAAVIEALVAGAKEIETKEEIAATASISAGDPEIGALIAEAIDKVGKEGVVTVEESNTFGTELELTEGMRFDKGYLSAYFVTDQERQEAVFEDPYILIANSKISNIKDLLPIVDKVIQSGKQLLIIAEDVDGEALATLVVNKIRGIFKSVAVKAPGFGDRRKAQLADIAILTGGQVISEEVGLKLENATLDLLGRARKVVITKDETTIIEGAGDEEAIAGRVKQIRAEIENTDSDYDREKLQERLAKLAGGVAVIKAGAATEVELKERKHRIEDAVRNAKAAVEEGIVAGGGVALIQAGKVAFDGSAVQGLVGDEATGANIVRVAIDAPLKQIALNAGLEPGVVVDKVRNLPAGQGLNAATGEYVDMLASGINDPVKVTRSALQNAASIAGLFLTTEAVVADKPEKNPAPMGDPSGGMDF